A genomic stretch from Psilocybe cubensis strain MGC-MH-2018 chromosome 1, whole genome shotgun sequence includes:
- a CDS encoding Chitin synthase 2: MAYRQNTDPYYANSPYQQPQRQQTYPQPGQQDAYPSYPPSNPGNTGVVDYGAHNQGYRNDQDQWDNKSAKSFQSSYAGSQAHLNPYEMSQVNVNTPPVPNMPYAQQYPPPQQRPGVYRDQSSAGWSTARDKLMKRRSVKQVQLFQGNLVLDVPVPSHIVPAGKTDVEEFSKMRYTAATCDPDDFKSSRYSLRQFLWGRQTELFIVMTMYNEDEVLFVKTMNAVIKNIAHLCSRSKSKMWGPEGWKKVVVCVVSDGRNKVNKRTLQVLNLMGCYQEGIAKDSVGGKDVTAHIFEYTTNVIVTDTGEVSTGSCPVQVLFCLKEQNKKKLNSHRWFFNAFGPLLKPNVCVLLDVGTKPTGTSIYELWKCFDKHKNVGGACGEICVDSGRACGEVLKSPLVASQNFEYKMSNILDKPLESVFGYISVLPGAFSAYRYRALLNGPDGKGPLASYFKGETMHAGGSGAGLFERNMYLAEDRILCFEIVTKKREGWVLKYVKSAKAATDVPASVPEFISQRRRWLNGSLFASIHATVFFFRIWTSGQNFFRKIFLQIEFIYNAIQLIFTWTSLANFYLSFFFLVSSATKDSGDADAFNFLSRGAGKAVFEIFLNLYIGLLFLVLVCSLGNRPQGSKWAYVVAMVLFGLCSVITTWCAGYTVYLAVPHNVEGWKNFPELIRTNKTLQEIGVALLATYGLYFISSFMHFEPWHMFTSFTQYMFLLPSYVNILMMYAMCNLHDVTWGTKGDNGAAKDLGGAKKVKGDDGKELMEVELPTAREDVDQLWAASRNALKNKPPEEKEHRDAATKQTDHDRNSRTNVVLAWVGSNMLMIIVFTSTTFTDWVATHVNKSGETAFNPYLTFLFYAFAGLSAVRFTGSFLYLVLRLVGL, from the exons ATGGCTTACCGCCAGAACACAGATCCCTATTATGCCAACTCGCCCTATCAACAACCCCAGCGGCAGCAAACTTATCCGCAACCTGGGCAACAGGACGCATATCCATCCTATCCACCGTCCAATCCCGGCAACACTGGTGTTGTCGACTACGGTGCTCATAACCAGGGCTATCGAAATGACCAGGACCAATGGGACAACAAGTCCGCAAAGTCATTTCAAAGTAGCTACGCTGGCTCGCAAGCTCATCTCAATCCATACGAAATGTCACAAGTCAACGTCAACACCCCCCCTGTACCCAACATGCCCTACGCTCAGCAGTATCCACCACCTCAGCAGAGGCCTGGCGTGTATCGCGACCAGAGCAGCGCAGGCTGGTCAACGGCTCGGGATAAGCTCATGAAGCGCCGTTCGGTCAAGCAGGTCCAGCTCTTCCAGGGCAACTTGGTGCTTGACGTACCAGTTCCTTCACACATTGTTCCAGCAGGCAAGACCGATGTGGAAGAGTTCTCCAAGATGCGCTACACCGCCGCGACCTGCGACCCTGACGATTTCAAGTCTTCAAGATACTCTCTCCGCCAATTTCTGTGGGGACGTCAGACAGAGCTGTTTATTGTTATGACAATGTACAACGAAGATGAAGTGCTCTTTGTCAAGACCATGAACGC CGTCATTAAGAACATTGCCCATTTGTGCAGTAGGTCCAAGTCCAAAATGTGGGGCCCCGAAGGCTGGAAAAAAGTCGTCGTCTGTGTCGTCTCCGATGGTCGAAACAAAGTTAACAAACGTACCCTCCAAGTTCTCAATTTA ATGGGATGCTATCAAGAAGGCATTGCAAAAGATTCAGTTGGTGGAAAGGATGTTACAGCACACATCTTTGA ATACACAACCAATGTCATTGTGACAGATACAGGCGAAGTCTCGACCGGTTCCTGCCCCGTCCAAGTCTTGTTCTGTCTCAAGGaacagaacaagaaaaagttgAACAGTCACCGCTGGTTCTTCAACGCTTTCGGACCTCTATTGAAACCTAATG TTTGTGTTCTTCTTGATGTTGGCACCAAACCCACGGGAACCTCAATTTACGAATTATGGAAAT GCTTCGATAAACACAAAAATGTTGGCGGCGCTTGCGGAGA AATCTGTGTCGACTCTGGTCGTGCTTGCGGCGAAGTGCTCAAGTCGCCTCTTGTCGCATCACAGAATTTTGAG TACAAAATGTCAAATATTCTGGACAAACCCTTGGAG AGTGTCTTTGGCTACATCAGCGTGCTTCCCGGAGCATTCAGTGCTTACCGCTACAGGGCGCTTTTGAATGGTCCTGATGGCAAAGGGCCTCTTGCTTCATACTTCAAGGGCGAGACCATGCATGCTGGAGGCAGCGGTGCTGGTCTTTTCG AACGAAACATGTACCTCGCTGAGGATCGTATCCTTTGTTTCGAGATTGTAACCAAGAAGCGTGAAGGATGGGT TTTGAAATACGTCAAGAGTGCGAAGGCCGCTACCGATGTGCCGGCCAGT GTCCCGGAATTCATTTCCCAGCGTCGACGATGGCTTAACGGTTCTCTTTTCGCATCCATCCATGCCACGGTATTCTTCTTCAGAATTTGGACATCCGGTCAAAACTTCTTCCGCAAAATTTTCCTACAG ATTGAGTTCATCTACAACGCTATCCAGCTCATTTTCACATGGACGTCCCTGGCTAACTTCTATCTTTCATTCTTCTTC CTTGTTTCTTCGGCCACGAAGGACTCTGGGGATGCGGATGCATTCAATTTCCTTAGTAGAGGTGCCGGCAAGGCTGTCTTCGAGATTTTCCTGAATCTGTACATTGGTCTTCTGTTCCTCGTTCTTGTTTGTTCTTTGGGCAATCGACCCCAG GGTTCGAAATGGGCATACGTTGTGGCAATGGTGCTGTTTGGCTTGTGCAGCGTTATTACGACATGGTGTGCTGGATACACTGTTTACCTTGCTGTTCCGCACAACGTCGAGGGTTGGAAGAACTTCCCTGA GCTCATCAGGACTAACAagaccctccaagaaattggtgTCGCCCTTCTCGCTACTTATGGATTGTACTTCATTAGCTCCTTCATGCACTTTGAACCCTGGCACATGTTCACAAGTTTCACCCAATACATGTTCCTCCTCCCTTCGTATGTCAACATTCTCATGATGTACGCCATGTGCAATCTGCACGATGTCACTTGGGGTACAAAGGGAGACAACGGAGCGGCAAAAGATTTGGGTGGTGCTAAAAAAGTTAAGGGCGACGATGGCAAGGAACTGATGGAGGTGGAGCTGCCAACTGCGCGAGAAGACGTTGATCAGCTCTGGGCCGCTTCAAGAAATGCCCTCAAGAACAAGCCCCCTGAGGAGAAGGAACATCGCGACGCTGCCACGAAGCAGACTGACCACGACAGGAATAGTCGAACTAATGTTGTCCTGGCATGGGTTGGATCCAACAT GCTCatgatcatcgtcttcacaTCAACCACTTTCACGGATTGGGTGGCCACGCATGTGAACAAATCCGGCGAGACTGCGTTTAACCCTTACCTGACCTTCCTCTTCTATGCCTT TGCTGGTCTATCAGCGGTACGGTTCACAGGTTCATTTTTGTACCTGGTCCTGCGACTAGTTGGTCTTTAA
- a CDS encoding Tubulin-specific chaperone A produces MSDTAALQRQLRIKTGVVQRLQKESKVYIEETSQLEARLAKLTAENADEWDLKNAGKMVDESKKMILDASTRLGKAVEDLQGLVTSTKEESALPADDEALVKAEEVIKEGTTTA; encoded by the exons ATGAGTGACACCGCTGCTCTGCAAAGACAACTCAGAATCAAGACCGGAGTTGTACAAAG ACTCCAGAAGGAGAGTAAGGTTTACATCGAAGAGACGAGTCAGCTTGAGGCGAGGCTCGCCAAGCTTACCGCGGAGAATGCGGATGAGTGGGATTTGAAGAATGCC GGCAAGATGGTCGACGAATCCAAGAAGATGATCCTCGATGCCTCGACTCGTCTGGGGAAGGCAGTGGAGGATCTTCAGGGACTTGTT ACGTCGACCAAAGAAGAATCGGCTTTGCCTGCGGACGACGAGGCTCTCGTGAAAGCAGAAGAAGTCATCAAAGAAGGGACCACTACAGCGTAA
- a CDS encoding Protein LTV1, whose protein sequence is MPSKSIFRQPGAKHFQLVHRSQRDPLINDPDASDRVLKPFERENSKKGKSRADLENVLSPEDIVDARGNIGEASLYGVYFDDTEYDYMRHLRTVGVQEDGVESVLIEAPSTSTQKSKNRRKNGVEMLDLPEGVLASTSELPRTYESQQAVPASISGFQPDMDAHLRQVLEALEDDAFVDDDLNDDFFGELVADGERASDEEVDFDFTEETENAAQSEPDGEEQISWEQRFANFKKTQSAPPRSDDGYDSEGGDTVGTLPAISVIGGKGKKRRKGTSEASGYSMSSSSMFRNEALQTLDERFDQMILKQYNEDEEEEYQTGSNDENDSDEAPELITSREDFDSMVNTFLNDFEILGRKMKPKMEGENGVDKLDVLRRALGQDERVRIMDGEEAEVDDAELDAQLFPEDDKKDRWDCETILTTYTNLENHPRLIRARDMTPGPKIVLDRKTGMPSVLKTAESKKLNSKTTRVSFGPSTDESNDTESDEGTVRRSAAVGRPRDETKEEKKARKAAIKAERQTRRAEKKSTKEQFGAEVKDQKKRIVNKELRLKKL, encoded by the exons ATGCCGTCAAAGTCGATATTTCGCCAACCAGGCGCAAAACATTTTCAACTCGTCCATCGCTCTCAGCGAGATCCCCTTATAAACGATCCAGATGCGAGTGATCGTGTATTAAAGCCTTTCGAACGTGAAAACTCGAAAAAA GGAAAATCTCGAGCTGATCTCGAAAATGTTCTATCTCCCGAAGACATTGTGGACGCCAGAGGAAACATCGGAGAAGCCAGTCTCTATGGAGTTTATTTTGATGATACAGAATATGACTACATGCGCCACCTTCGGACAGTCGGTGTACAAGAGGACGGTGTAGAAAGCGTTCTCATTGAGGCCCCTTCAACATCCACACAAAAATCTAAAAATCGCCGAAAAAACGGTGTCGAGATGCTGGATCTTCCTGAAGGTGTTCTTGCATCGACATCTGAATTACCTAGAACATATGAATCGCAACAGGCGGTCCCTGCAAGCATATCTGGATTTCAGCCAGACATGGATGCCCATCTTCGTCAAGTCCTTGAGGCCTTGGAGGATGATGCATTCGTAGATGATGATTTGAACGACGATTTTTTCGGTGAATTGGTAGCCGATGGAGAAAGAGCAagcgatgaagaggttgattttgatttcacGGAAGAAACTGAGAATGCGGCTCAATCAGAGCCCGATGGAGAGGAACAGATTAGTTGGGAACAACGATTCGCAAACTTCAAAAAAACTCAGTCGGCTCCCCCTAGAAGTGATGATGGATATGATTCTGAAGGAGGCGATACCGTTGGCACATTGCCTGCGATATCTGTCATCGGTGGAaaggggaaaaaaagaaggaagggcACCAGTGAGGCTTCTGGATACAGTATGAGCAGTTCATCTATGTTCCGAAACGAAGCTCTCCAAACCCTCGACGAAcggtttgatcag ATGATTTTGAAGCAGtataatgaagatgaagaggaagaataCCAAACTGGATCAAACGATGAGAACGACTCTGACGAAGCCCCCGAATTGATTACTTCTCGTGAAGATTTTGATTCCATGGTTAACACTTTTTTGAACGACTTCGAGATTTTGGGCCGTAAGATGAAACCCAAGATGGAGGGCGAAAATGGTGTTGATAAGCTCGATGTCCTACGCCGTGCGCTAGGGCAAGATGAGCGTGTCCGGATAATGGATGGggaagaagcagaagtcGATGATGCAGAACTGGATGCTCAACTTTTTCCTGAGGATGACAAAAAAGACAGATGGGATTGCGAAACTATTCTCA CCACTTACACCAACCTTGAAAATCATCCCCGCCTCATTCGTGCTCGTGATATGACTCCTGGACCAAAAATTGTTCTTGATCGAAAGACCGGCATGCCCTCTGTTTTGAAAACTGCTGAAAGTAAGAAATTAAACTCCAAAACGACTAGAGTCTCCTTTGGTCCATCCACGGATGAAAGTAATGATACTGAATCTGACGAAGGCACTG TCCGACGGTCAGCTGCTGTAGGCAGGCCCCGCGATGAAAccaaggaggagaagaaagccAGAAAAGCCGCAATAAAGGCTGAACGGCAGACCAGAAGAGCCGAGAAAAAATCAACGAAGGAACAATTTGGGGCAGAAGTCAAAGATCAGAAAAAGAGAATTGTGAATAAAGAACTTAGATTAAAGAAACTGTAG